GTCATGCGTAAGATGCAGAAGGAGTTGTAGGACAGGCCTTGCTCTAAACAGAGAGAAGCTCACCCCGAAATACTGTAACAGCCTTGCCACCTAGAAAGACCCTGTCACCAGCCAGGCGAACCTTTACTACCCCTCCGCGAGTTGAAGCCTGATAGCCTACCAGCTCGGTTTTACCCATCCGCTCCCCCCAGAAAGGACCGAGGCAGCAGTGGGCCGAGCCGGTTACCGGGTCCTCATCTATCCCAGCGCCAGGCGCGAAGAATCGGGAGATGAAGTCGAACTCCAGAGAACCGGAAGGAGTGGTTACTATCACCCCCAATCCTGGAATCTTGGCAAGCAACGCAAAGTCAGGCTTCATCTTCCGCAACTTTTCTTCCGAATCCACCTGGACCAGGTAGGCGAAACGGTTCTTCCCCACGTATAAAGGTTTAACTCCAAGCGCTTCGACAAGCTCAGGAGAGGCGTCCGCTGACGTCTCGGGCTCGGCAGGAAAATCAAGCTCGATCCATTCGTCCTTGAGCGTCGCCTTCAGGAGTCCGCTCTTGGTGTAAAACCGCGCCTCCTGGTCTGGCTTAAGATACCCTTCCTCAAACAGGATATGGGCACTGGCCAATGTGGCGTGGCCACACAAATCCACCTCCAGCTTGGGGGTGAACCAGCGAAGGTTGAAGCCGTCGTCGGTCTTATAAAGAAAGGCCGTCTCGGAAAGATTCATCTCCCGCGCAACCATCTGCATCCATGTCTCATCGGCAGGGGCGTCCAATATACATACCCCTGCAGGGTTGCCCTTGAACGCATCTTGGGTGAATGAATCTACCTGATAGATAGAGATGCCCATTACGTCTGCTTATGTAGTGACCGCTGTCACTCGATCAGTACCAGTCCGTAATAGTTGGGTTTGCAGTTTTCGTTCTTCAGCACTTCGATGGGAAGGCCGTGGGCGCGTACGGTGGAGTAAACGTCAATCCCGCAAGCCTCCATGGAGGGTCTTGCTTGGTCCGGATAACGGCACTGCTCCACGCACTCCTCACATAAGAAACAGGGCCCCCCACCCATACCGAACGCCTTCTCGTATCCGTCCAGGAACATCCGTTTCTCCAATCGCACCACTATCCGGTTCACCGGGGTGTTCTCGTCCCCGTGTATCAGCAAAGCATGTTGGTATGCGTTCACCATCCTCTGGGTTTCTTCCGGAGTAGGGGAGTTGGGAGGGCAAGTCAGCCGCTTTCCGTACACGCCGCATCCGAACTGACACTTGGCACGTACCCATTGGGCGGTAACCACGCTATCCGCGGGAATGAGTTTTACCTCCTTTGCCCCCATGCGCTTGGCGCGGTTTATGTAGCCTTCGTATTTACTTGTTTCCATAGTGAGAGATAATATGCCGAGGATGGTGGGTGTCAAGCGAAGTTATGGCAGACAGCGACGGTTGCCTCGTGATCTAGATTCAGGGGTCCCCGAACGGACGCGAAGTAGACGTTTGGGGCGCTGGATTTCACCCTCCCCCTACTCCCTCCACAAGGGAGGGGGATTAGTGACAGAAAGTAGGGGCACGGCACAGCGTGCCCCTTGAGCGGTTCATACGCTCATAGGGTATGCCGTGCCCTCTAGGGATTTCCCAATCCACAGACTGTTCCCCGTTGACTTGCGAGCTCCCAGAGGTATACTTTTGGTCAAATATTTTGAATCCTCATACGAAAGGAGGACGTAGTTGGAGAGAGTCCTTTTGACCTCCGAGTCTGTAACTGAGGGGCATCCGGATAAGGTGTGCGATCAGATCTCCGACGCTGTCCTTGATGAGGTGATGCGTCAGGACCCCAAGGGGCGGGTGGCGTGCGAGACGTTCATCACCGTTGGATTAGTTATCGTGGGAGGGGAGATCACTACCACGTGTTACGTTGATCTGCCGGTTCTGGTGCGCGGGCTTTTGGCCGAAATCGGTTACACCAATCATCGCTACGGATTCGACGGGGCCACCTGTGCGATCCTTAACGCGATCGGCCGTCAGTCGCCTGACATCGCCCAGGGAGTGGACCGCGGAGGTGCGGGTGATCAGGGTCTTATGGTGGGCTACGCCTGCGATGAAACCCCGGAGCTTATGCCAATGCCCATCATGTTAGCCCACAAGCTTGCGAGGCGGCTGGCCGAGGTGCGCAAGCAGGGGATACTGCCCTACCTGGGGCCGGACGGCAAGTCGCAGGTTACGGTCGAATACGTTGACGGTAAGCCGGTGCGCATCTCGAACGTGGTCATAAGCTCGCAGCACACCCCCGAGATACTCGATTCCACAGAAAATCAGATCACGGAAGACGCGCGCTCAGAGATCATCGAGAAGGTTGCCAGGGCCGTGCTGTCCAGCAATATGTTAGATAACGAGACGCACTTCTTTGTTAATCCTACTGGCAAGTTCGTGATCGGCGGGCCGCAGTCGGATACCGGCATGACCGGCCGCAAGATTATTGTGGATACCTACGGAGGGATCGCCCCGCACGGCGGAGGGGCGTTCTCAGGCAAGGACCCCACAAAAGTGGATCGTTCGGCCACATACTTCGCTCGCTGGATCGCCAAGAACGTTGTGGCGGCAGATCTGGCCGATCGCATCCAGGTGAACCTTGCCTACGTTATCGGTGAGCCTGACCCGGCCTCTGTATCCTTAGATACATTCGGGACGGGAAAGATCGATGATGATAAGCTCCTTGAGATAATTAACTCCGAGTTTGATTTCCATCCGCGCGCCATAATCGAGCGGCTCGATCTGCTTCGACCTATTTACAGACCGACCGCCGCTTACGGACACTTCGGCAGGATCGAGGATAGCTTCACCTGGGAGAGGCTGGACGCGGTGGATGCGCTTCGAAACCGCGCAGGGGAATAGGTGAGTATCCGAAGATGGTTAATAAACCACAGATGACACAGATTGAAACTCCCTACGGTCGTTTCCCT
This genomic stretch from candidate division TA06 bacterium B3_TA06 harbors:
- a CDS encoding oxidoreductase, with product MGISIYQVDSFTQDAFKGNPAGVCILDAPADETWMQMVAREMNLSETAFLYKTDDGFNLRWFTPKLEVDLCGHATLASAHILFEEGYLKPDQEARFYTKSGLLKATLKDEWIELDFPAEPETSADASPELVEALGVKPLYVGKNRFAYLVQVDSEEKLRKMKPDFALLAKIPGLGVIVTTPSGSLEFDFISRFFAPGAGIDEDPVTGSAHCCLGPFWGERMGKTELVGYQASTRGGVVKVRLAGDRVFLGGKAVTVFRGELLSV
- a CDS encoding methionine adenosyltransferase; amino-acid sequence: MERVLLTSESVTEGHPDKVCDQISDAVLDEVMRQDPKGRVACETFITVGLVIVGGEITTTCYVDLPVLVRGLLAEIGYTNHRYGFDGATCAILNAIGRQSPDIAQGVDRGGAGDQGLMVGYACDETPELMPMPIMLAHKLARRLAEVRKQGILPYLGPDGKSQVTVEYVDGKPVRISNVVISSQHTPEILDSTENQITEDARSEIIEKVARAVLSSNMLDNETHFFVNPTGKFVIGGPQSDTGMTGRKIIVDTYGGIAPHGGGAFSGKDPTKVDRSATYFARWIAKNVVAADLADRIQVNLAYVIGEPDPASVSLDTFGTGKIDDDKLLEIINSEFDFHPRAIIERLDLLRPIYRPTAAYGHFGRIEDSFTWERLDAVDALRNRAGE